Genomic window (Arachis hypogaea cultivar Tifrunner chromosome 13, arahy.Tifrunner.gnm2.J5K5, whole genome shotgun sequence):
TTCAACAAATTGATAATAAGGCTCTGTTTGGTTATTATAACAGGACACTAAGACTGTATTTAGAAAGGAAACTGAAACTGAAACGGAGAGACAAAAACTAAATTAAGTCTCTAGATTGTGTTTGGCGTATAATATATTGGACTGAGTTATGTCTCATTCTCATGTTTGGTTTAAGATAAATATGGAGATTGAGgagtaaatttgaaatttaaaaagctAAGTGAGAGtattttttgaaagaaatattATGAGTATATACTCATTTTggtcttcaaaaaattttaaactggacactttagtccccaactaaaattaattattcgattggtccctaacaattaattccgtcagtcacttaagtcctttactccgttaactctaacggaggacaaaatagtccctaacaacggacaaaatggtccctgacaactctaacaagggaCAAGATGATCCCTGACCCCTTTATTCGAAAACGACACTGTTCTTctccaatttttatcatatctcgcataaccctaacCTTCATACTCTCAttcttcaccttcacagtcttcttttccatcttttccttcctcaTCTTTAGCTCCAAGATTAAACTGTGGTGTAATTGTCACACGTatcgcacctacctcaacatgtcatagaccacacacttcctaaatctttgtgactggtacatccacctcctctacacttcacccaccaaaaacatccacttccacgtcttcgataacatcacctccaaccccgacacgtccacgacatcctcaagaccaagttccacaactactcCAAGGGCACGTCTTTCTTCACTCTCcggcaagcaatatagattgttggacattaggacatcatgagaagattctccttcgacatcatatgcaaattctcatttgaaatagacaccgagtgcttcattccttcttttccAGAGTCCAAGTTGGCAGATAGCTTCGACCTCGCATCTAAACTATCAGTATAACGAGCAATGTCGTCGTTGCCGCTCATATGgaaactgaagcgattactgaacattggtttggagaagaagttgaaggaagcgatcggagtggtggacaatgtggtcatggagaCGATAGGgcagaggaagagggagatggcaacgacgacgacaggtcttaacaaatcagacttgctgtataaattcatgggatccatcgaagacgataactagttgagagacataggcattagtttcctgagtatgaattggttgagaacaagttgaggattttttttcttgtgaacattaaatttatagagtgtgcattgtgtagtttgaagttacAGTGTTACACTGctagtgttatgcgagatatgatggaaattgggaGAGAACAGTGTCGTTTCTGAACAAAGGAGATCAAggaccattttgtcccctgttaaAGTTATCAGagactattttgtcctccgttagagttaacggagtaaaggacctaagtgactgacggaattaattgttagggaccaatcgaataattaattttagttggggactaaagtgtccagtttaaaattctttgaggaccaaaataggTATATactcaaatattattaaagttttaatcTCCATCCCTAGAAGTTTTAGTCCCCTATGTGTAGAAATATTAAAGGgactaaaattttatattccGAAACTGAAATTTTAGTTCGAGTTTCTGATCATCAAACACAATACTCAGTCTCAGTCTCCCAATCCCAAAAACAAGTGGATCAGTGACACAAAGGGACAAAGGTTTGTTTCCTATGAGGCTATGACAGAAGAGATACAAAAACTCTCCACCATGGGAAGGACTGAGATGGACTGAGCTGGTAAAAGAAATTGTAGTTCCAATTTACTGTCACTCTTTTTCTTAATTATCCAAATTTATCCCCCCTCTTAAATATTCTCATTCTATATAACCAAACTAACATGAATACATGTTACATTCTCATTTCCCCAAGCGTAAAATAAGAGCTTTCGCATTTTTCATTGGagaatttcatcaaacaccttatAGGACACAACACAAGCTTCAATTTCAGAACAACACAAAGCAATTGGATTTCACCTACTTAGAtttcaaccaaagaaacaaagaGAAGTAGAGGTATTGGAACCTGCGAGCTTGGTGATGGAGGCGTAGAGGGAAGAAGGCCAAGAATACATGACATAGCCAACAAGTTCACCATCAGCGTGGAGGTAGAGAAGTCCAGCGTTCTTCCTTTTGAGTTCGTTGTCGAAAAATGCGGCGTATGATTCGTGTTTGGGAAAGATCTTTCTCTCCAACTTCACAATTTCTTCAATTAATTTAGCACGCTTTTCAGTGTTCCTGTTAAGCTCGGCGATAATCGCCGCGTTCGCCATGATTCACGAGGAAGCCAACCAAACCTGTGTTTATTAAATAAAAACAGAACCTGAAAGATTCCTTCTTCAAGTATCCTGCAAGAGAATTAgggataagaaaaaaaaatagagattgGAGAGGCATTCTGAATCTGAGGAACAGAGAGGTGTAtgattaaaattacaaaaaaagacCTTCACACCTGCATAGAATTATCGCCATGGTTTACTCCTAAACCGAATTAATGAGCAGAGGGGAAAAGAGGGTTGGAGGGGCTGTTCCGCCATAAGGGACACTCTTTTTGCAGATTTCACTGTTTCGGACGATCCTCCGCCGCTTCTGTCGTCCGAGTTACTGGCTTACTGCGTGACTCTGCCGGCGGGGTTGGTTTTCTTTGGGCTTTAAGCCTTCtacttgaaaaaaaagaaaaaaaaagaaataggtgTTAGATGCGGCTAAATTTTTTAGAAATGGTAAATGtttgtatatttaaattttttcttcaattgtttgatgaaaattaattttttatcggcACAAACTCCCTTACAGTCTTACAGTCGATTTCACGTTAAATTGTTTTTGAACAGATGATACGTATTAtcatttagtttaaaaaaaatcgatttattttatataaatgattttaattaaaaaattaattgatatagctataatattaaattttttactgtattttattttaaaaataaattgactaatttaaattaaaaaattgtagttaattatttactatataattttttaaccaaaattataattaaaaattattaaaaaataaaattatctaacaTATTGAACTAACTCAATGTTaatcagattttttttattataaaatataaaaaattaattctaaaaaaatgttattttttaggatttaatttttttttattatgttttcataaagTTTACACAAAATTCATCTATCACATTgactaaacttatttatttacgtAAAGATTGTTTATAGACTCAACAAACTTATTTACGTTTTAATACGATTTGAattgtattagtatatttttattttttaatcaatttaattttatttaaataatcaaaattttaaattatattttgtattagtttgtaatttaaaatttaaatagatataatttaaattaataatttataaaattatatgtattcatattattgtactcatatgattaattatatttattcgatttCAAAAAATAAcggtagttaatttttttatttaaatacatttatattattttcagattaaaagaatatacttatttaaaataatatgaatacatttatttaaatttaaaaaattttaaaataataagactatgtttatttaaaatatttaaattttaaattttaaataaacctatttacattaattttaaattctatttaaaataatacgaatatgtttatttaaattaaaaaattaaaataataagagtacatttatttaaaaaattttaatttaaaaataatataagtgtatttatttgttagttaaaaattaacaaccgttatttttttttaaaaaatcgaataaatataattaattatatgagtacaataatacgaatacatacagttttataaatcattaatttaaattatatctatttaaattttaaattacaaactaatacaaattttat
Coding sequences:
- the LOC112737651 gene encoding uncharacterized protein, which encodes MANAAIIAELNRNTEKRAKLIEEIVKLERKIFPKHESYAAFFDNELKRKNAGLLYLHADGELVGYVMYSWPSSLYASITKLAVKEQWRKQGHGEALLKAAIQKCKTRKVSRIMFHVDPSRTPAVSLYKKHGFQVDRLIEGYYSLERHAYVMYLELDSN